From a single Paraburkholderia sp. FT54 genomic region:
- the surE gene encoding 5'/3'-nucleotidase SurE has protein sequence MSAHETKVPRVLLTNDDGIDAPGLAVLEAVAAELAHEVWVVAPEHDQSGTSHSISLHSPLRVSRQGERRFGVAGTPGDCVVMGVRHLMRDAPPTLILSGINRGGNLGVETMFSGTVGAAMTGLLLGLPSFALSQTFSNRDNVRWDTARALAPGVIRQLLAIEHAVPTCLNINFPDVDAALAGPLTPTRQGVGLVEDIDVLPQVDPRGMAYHWLRFQRGARANDPDSETAVVASARVSVTPLAFDRTDEPTFARLAASLN, from the coding sequence ATGTCTGCCCATGAAACCAAAGTGCCGCGGGTCCTGTTGACGAACGACGACGGTATCGACGCGCCCGGCCTCGCCGTGCTCGAAGCCGTTGCCGCCGAGCTCGCGCACGAAGTCTGGGTGGTCGCACCCGAGCATGATCAGAGCGGCACGTCGCATTCGATCAGCCTGCATTCGCCGTTGCGTGTGAGCCGCCAGGGCGAGCGGCGCTTCGGCGTGGCCGGAACGCCCGGCGATTGCGTCGTGATGGGCGTGCGCCACCTGATGCGCGATGCGCCGCCCACGCTGATTCTTTCCGGCATCAATCGTGGCGGCAATCTCGGTGTCGAAACCATGTTTTCAGGCACCGTCGGCGCCGCCATGACGGGCTTGTTGCTCGGCTTGCCGTCGTTCGCGCTGAGCCAGACTTTCAGCAACCGCGACAACGTGCGCTGGGACACCGCGCGTGCGCTTGCGCCCGGCGTGATCCGCCAGTTGCTCGCGATCGAGCATGCCGTGCCGACCTGTCTGAACATCAACTTTCCCGATGTCGACGCAGCGCTTGCCGGTCCGCTCACGCCGACTCGCCAGGGCGTTGGACTCGTTGAAGATATCGACGTGTTGCCGCAAGTCGATCCGCGCGGCATGGCCTATCACTGGTTGCGCTTTCAACGCGGCGCACGCGCGAACGATCCCGATAGCGAAACGGCCGTGGTGGCTTCGGCGCGCGTGTCGGTCACGCCGCTCGCCTTCGATCGCACCGACGAACCCACCTTCGCGCGGCTCGCGGCTTCGCTGAATTGA
- a CDS encoding epoxide hydrolase, with translation MQIQPFQIAIADHDIDDLRRRIRATRWAPATPSPAWQQGVESAWLRELAEYWAERFDWRAAERGLNQQPQFLADVHGQRVHFVHRRGAGPAPYPLVITHGWPGSFFEFHALLDRLCDPTASGGDAADAFDVVVPSLPGFAFSQAPAQPGMSAFQVADLWASLMQGLGYERFGAQGGDLGAGVSIALAARHPQAVDGIHLNFLPSSYEPAIGAAQKPLTAAEENFLREKDEWAALEGGYAHMHSTKPQTLAASLNDSPVGLAAWIGEKFRAWSDCEGDVERVFSKDELLTNISLYWHTQCIGPAVRMYWENRLQPMRFAEGQRVVPPVGFAHFPKEINHPPRSWLERTFDVLQWTDMPAGGHFAAMEKPDLLAAEIRQFFRPLRQQRRQS, from the coding sequence ATGCAAATACAACCGTTCCAGATTGCCATCGCCGATCACGATATCGACGATCTTCGCCGGCGTATTCGCGCGACACGCTGGGCGCCGGCGACGCCGTCGCCCGCCTGGCAACAGGGTGTCGAATCCGCATGGCTGCGCGAACTGGCTGAGTATTGGGCGGAACGTTTCGACTGGCGCGCGGCCGAACGCGGCCTGAATCAGCAGCCGCAATTTCTCGCGGATGTACACGGGCAGCGCGTGCATTTCGTCCATCGCCGTGGCGCGGGCCCGGCGCCTTATCCGCTCGTGATCACGCATGGCTGGCCTGGATCGTTCTTCGAGTTCCATGCCTTGCTCGATCGACTGTGCGACCCGACCGCGTCCGGTGGTGATGCTGCCGACGCCTTCGATGTCGTCGTGCCGTCGTTGCCGGGCTTCGCGTTTTCGCAGGCGCCCGCGCAGCCCGGCATGTCCGCGTTTCAGGTGGCGGATCTGTGGGCGTCGCTGATGCAAGGCCTCGGTTATGAGCGCTTCGGCGCGCAGGGCGGCGATCTCGGCGCCGGTGTGTCGATCGCGCTCGCCGCGCGGCACCCGCAAGCTGTCGACGGCATTCACCTCAACTTCCTGCCGAGTTCGTATGAGCCGGCCATCGGCGCGGCGCAGAAACCGCTCACGGCGGCGGAGGAAAACTTCCTGCGGGAGAAAGACGAGTGGGCCGCGCTCGAAGGCGGTTATGCGCACATGCACAGCACCAAACCGCAGACGCTGGCTGCGTCGCTCAATGATTCGCCCGTGGGGCTGGCGGCATGGATCGGCGAGAAGTTTCGCGCGTGGAGCGATTGCGAAGGGGATGTGGAGCGAGTGTTTTCCAAAGACGAGCTGCTCACCAACATCTCGCTCTACTGGCACACGCAATGTATCGGCCCGGCGGTGCGGATGTACTGGGAAAATCGCTTGCAGCCGATGCGCTTCGCCGAAGGACAACGGGTCGTGCCGCCCGTGGGTTTCGCGCACTTTCCGAAAGAGATCAATCACCCGCCGCGCAGTTGGCTGGAAAGAACTTTCGACGTCTTGCAATGGACCGACATGCCGGCCGGTGGTCATTTCGCCGCGATGGAAAAGCCCGATTTGCTCGCCGCCGAAATTCGCCAGTTTTTCAGGCCGTTGCGGCAGCAGCGACGCCAGTCATAA
- a CDS encoding TIGR03118 family protein — translation MKSVLKALGVIVGGVALVSLVASCGGGDSVNSQSFTSTALVSDGAVPAAHTDPNLKNAWGVAFNPKGFVWVADNATSVATLYDGNGTPQSLVVSIPNGVNGPANPTGIVFNGTTDFVVTQGGKSGVGAFIFAGEGGTITAWAPTVAPTNAFVVFDSGSSAAVYKGLALASNGGANFLYATDFHNNRIDVFDKSFAKVSTPGKFQDASIPAGFAPFGIQAIGAKLFVTYAKQDAEAHDNVDGAGLGFVDVFDTAGNLLQRFASAGVLNAPWGVTQAPANFGRFSGDVLIGNFGDGTINAFDPASGASLGAINLPDNTSFVQHGLWGIAFGNGLSNQPVNTLFFAAGPNDEANGVYGRIDVKM, via the coding sequence ATGAAATCTGTGCTTAAAGCATTGGGCGTCATAGTGGGCGGCGTGGCGTTGGTGAGTCTCGTCGCGTCGTGTGGCGGGGGCGATTCGGTCAATAGCCAATCGTTCACGTCGACGGCACTCGTATCGGACGGCGCCGTCCCGGCGGCGCATACGGATCCCAACCTGAAAAACGCGTGGGGCGTAGCGTTCAATCCGAAGGGTTTCGTCTGGGTGGCCGACAACGCCACCTCGGTGGCGACGCTCTATGACGGCAACGGCACGCCGCAATCGCTCGTCGTCAGTATCCCGAATGGAGTCAACGGTCCGGCGAATCCGACCGGCATCGTGTTCAACGGCACCACGGACTTCGTGGTGACCCAGGGCGGCAAATCAGGCGTGGGCGCATTCATCTTTGCCGGCGAAGGCGGCACGATCACCGCGTGGGCGCCGACGGTCGCGCCCACCAACGCCTTTGTCGTATTCGACAGCGGCAGCAGCGCTGCGGTCTACAAGGGCCTCGCGCTAGCCAGCAACGGCGGCGCCAACTTCCTCTACGCCACCGACTTTCACAACAACAGAATCGACGTTTTCGACAAGAGCTTCGCGAAGGTTTCAACACCGGGCAAGTTCCAGGACGCGTCGATTCCGGCGGGCTTCGCGCCGTTCGGCATTCAGGCAATCGGCGCGAAGCTCTTCGTGACCTACGCGAAGCAGGACGCGGAGGCGCACGACAACGTCGACGGCGCCGGCCTCGGCTTCGTCGATGTCTTCGATACCGCGGGCAACCTCTTGCAACGTTTTGCCTCGGCGGGCGTGCTGAATGCGCCGTGGGGCGTCACGCAGGCGCCGGCCAACTTTGGACGTTTCAGTGGCGACGTACTGATCGGCAACTTCGGTGACGGCACGATCAACGCCTTCGACCCGGCGAGCGGCGCATCGCTCGGCGCCATCAATCTGCCTGACAACACGTCATTCGTGCAGCACGGCCTGTGGGGTATCGCGTTCGGCAATGGGCTCAGCAATCAGCCGGTCAATACGCTGTTTTTCGCCGCCGGGCCGAATGACGAAGCGAACGGAGTCTATGGACGCATCGATGTGAAGATGTGA
- a CDS encoding PLP-dependent aminotransferase family protein codes for MASDKDAARSVAGAPEQAKRSTYIEVSSSIENEIRSGIYPPGSRLPPQRQLATELGINVSTVSRAYKELQLRGLVIGSKRRGSLVTGGAMPSVEPAQAASNAAIDLTVNRPATGEFLNCLARTLADLPRDPRYPQLQEYQPPQGPPWARAAGARWMAAPGFAPAADHVVVTSGAQHGLYAVLNSLIGTDGVILADQLTYYGLKALAPVFQFEIVGIPSDRDGLLTDEVERACRRMPVKAIFTVPNLQNPTVTTMSLERRMALVDIARRHGVAIIEDDVYGPLVSQRLPTIASLCPELTFHLAATSKILAPGLRLGYLLSPPDSAALCAEAVRTTAWMPAPMSMLIASIWIEDGTARHIMDAQLAEIRARQDLARELLPQELLQTDPACMFVWLKLPPPWRADDFAANAKARGVVVMPSSAFAVDRSEIEHGVRINLACATSRDQLVSALRLLTGTLKDRPRALFGTI; via the coding sequence ATGGCTTCTGACAAAGACGCCGCCCGCTCCGTCGCTGGCGCGCCGGAGCAAGCGAAACGCTCCACCTATATCGAGGTGTCCAGTTCGATCGAAAACGAGATTCGCAGCGGCATCTATCCGCCTGGCAGCCGCCTGCCGCCGCAGCGGCAACTTGCCACTGAACTGGGCATCAACGTGTCGACGGTTTCGCGGGCATACAAGGAATTGCAGCTGCGCGGACTGGTGATCGGCAGCAAACGGCGCGGCTCGCTCGTGACCGGCGGCGCGATGCCGAGCGTGGAACCCGCGCAGGCCGCGAGCAACGCGGCGATCGATCTGACCGTCAACCGTCCGGCCACGGGCGAGTTTCTGAACTGCCTCGCCCGCACGCTGGCCGACTTGCCGCGCGATCCGCGCTACCCGCAGTTGCAGGAGTACCAGCCGCCGCAAGGCCCCCCGTGGGCGCGCGCGGCCGGCGCGCGCTGGATGGCCGCGCCGGGCTTTGCACCGGCGGCCGATCACGTGGTCGTCACGAGCGGCGCGCAGCATGGCTTGTACGCGGTGCTGAACAGCCTGATCGGCACCGACGGCGTGATCCTCGCCGACCAGCTCACCTACTACGGCCTCAAAGCGCTCGCACCGGTGTTCCAGTTCGAGATCGTCGGCATCCCTAGCGATCGCGACGGACTGCTGACCGACGAAGTGGAACGCGCCTGCCGGCGCATGCCGGTAAAGGCGATTTTCACGGTGCCGAATCTGCAGAATCCAACTGTCACGACCATGAGTCTGGAACGCCGCATGGCGCTCGTCGATATTGCACGGCGGCACGGCGTGGCGATCATCGAGGACGACGTGTATGGCCCGCTCGTCTCGCAACGTCTGCCGACGATCGCGAGCCTGTGTCCGGAACTCACCTTCCACCTCGCGGCCACCTCGAAGATCCTCGCTCCCGGCCTGCGGCTCGGCTATCTGCTGAGTCCACCCGACAGCGCCGCGTTGTGCGCGGAGGCCGTGCGCACCACCGCATGGATGCCGGCGCCGATGTCGATGCTGATCGCGTCGATCTGGATCGAGGACGGCACCGCACGCCACATCATGGACGCGCAGCTCGCCGAGATTCGCGCGCGCCAGGACCTTGCGCGCGAGCTGTTGCCGCAGGAGTTGTTGCAGACCGATCCGGCGTGCATGTTCGTGTGGCTCAAGTTGCCGCCGCCGTGGCGCGCGGACGATTTCGCGGCGAATGCGAAGGCGCGCGGCGTCGTGGTCATGCCGTCGTCGGCGTTTGCCGTGGACCGATCGGAGATCGAACACGGGGTACGGATCAACCTCGCCTGCGCGACCAGTCGCGATCAGCTCGTGAGCGCGCTGCGGCTGTTGACCGGCACACTCAAGGATCGTCCGCGCGCACTGTTCGGCACGATATGA